The Mycobacterium riyadhense sequence TTCAATCATGGCGAGCTGCGCCATTATTCTGGCTGATATCAAGCGTTTGTTCGCAAATAACTAGCTGACGGTGAGTACTTCAATTCAACCCTGATGGCGAGCAGTCGTAGCAATTGGCTACAACGTCGAATTGAAGCGCTCTTATAAATCCGCCGGCCGGCCACCGGCGCCGCAGTCGCCGCCACCCGAATCTCGGCACGCAACCAGACCCGCTCATGATCTACGGATATACTGATATTCCTACCTACTGACATCCGATATGCCGACAGGAGATCACCGCCATGAACTCCGCTTCCGACCGCATCGCCGCGGCGCCGACCCAACCCGTGACCCTCGGACGAACACGCGTCCAACGAACAAGCGTCCGACGAACGGTCGACCTCACACCCGCCCAACACCGAGCCCTCGACATCTGGCAGCGAGACGCCGCTGACCGCATCGGCCTAACCCGCGTCACCGGACAAGAGGTCCTCGCCGCACTCATCGACCAACTGCTGAGCGACCCAAAACTCTCGGCCCAGATCACACGCACCATTCAGGCCCAGCGCTGACTGCACTGGGGCTGGCCTCAAGCACCTACCTGGGCGATGCGGATGCGCGGCCCGGCGCGGGCCACAAGCCTGACGATGCCGACGAAACGCTCGCCATCGATGATCGGCGATAGCGGCTCTTCCTCGGCCTCAATGATCATCTCTTTGCCGTTGACGTCGCGTACCCGTTCACCGCGGATCGTGCCCTTGGTCAGCGCCGCGGGAAGCTGCGCGATGATCCTCGAGGGTGATGTCTCTCCGGCTTGGAAATGCAGCGCACCAAGCTCGGAAGCCTTGGGGAAGAGCCGAAACGGACCGCCGACCCGGAGGTCGATCGCGCCGGCGTGCAGCAACCTGTGTGTTCGCGTCGGGACCTCCTCGCCGTCAATGAGCACGCGGGCGCGCGTCGGAGCGAAGAGATGCGATGCATAGTTGCTGCTGGTGGAGCGGCCGGGAGCAACTTTGGCGGCTAGGTAGTCGCCGAACGTGCGAGCAATCGTTCGAGCGACGGCCGTCCGGTTATGGTCGGGGTTGGCATAGTACTTGTCGTAGAACCGGTTGCCGACACCTCCGGCGGCCAGCCCAAAACAGACGCGATGAAACGCTGCGCCGTCCGCGGTTTCGCCGTCGAGCTCCAGAGTGTCGAGGCGCATTTCGGGTGGCGGCCGATCCGCCTGGGCAGCGGCCGTCAGCGCACGCACAATCGCATCGGCCCGGCCGCGTACTCGTGCCTTGCGTGCGACAGCGTTGACGCTGCCGCCATTGGTGGGCACGAACGTTGGCCAGCGTTCCGGATCGGCGATGCACTGCCAGGTTTCATTGACCAACCAGTGCAGCGCGCCGTCGCCGCCGTCGCCCACGAGGTGGCTGACCCGCGGATTGAGTTGCTGCACGATCCCGCGGAGGTCCTCGACGGAGGCGGTTTCGTGCACCTCGCCCCACGGGCCGACGATCTGACGCAGTTCGGCGCTGCGATCACCCGCTGCAGCACGGTTCCTGCGTGCGAGCGGGTTGACGATGACGCCTAAATACATACGGAAGTCCCCCGACTGAGGCGCGCAGGTGCGCGTCCGCTGGTCATCCCCGGGACGATACCCGCGACGTGCGCGTGGGCGAGATCACGCCCGGAACTGTGCGTCAGAAGACCAGCGGGATGTGTCAGTTTCGCCGAAACTGACGATTTGCAGCGAAAGTGCGAGAGCGCGCCTGCAAAACGTCAGTCTCGGCGCGATATCTAGGACGTCAGAAGCCCGTTGCGATTTCGAAGCTACTGTGGCTGGCATGGCCGGTTGGACCGCCGCAGATTTGCCCTCGTTCGAGGGACGCACCGCCATAGTCACCGGCGCCAACAGTGGACTGGGCGAGGTGACCGCTCGGGAGTTGGCCCGGGTCGGTGCCCACGTCATCCTCGCGGTGCGGGACACCGAGAAGGGTGACGCCGCGGCCGCGGTCATGGCCGGCCCCAAAACCGGCCAAGTCGAGGTGCGCCAACTTGACCTGCAGGACCTGTCCTCGGTGCGGCGCTTCGCCGACGGCATCGACAGGGTCGACATCCTGGTCAACAACGCAGGCATCATGGCCGCCGACTTCGCGCTGACCGCCGACGGATTCGAGCGTCACATCGGCACCAATCATCTCGGTCATTTCGCGTTGACCAACCTGCTGCTGCCTAAGCTCACCGACCGGGTGGTGACGGTGTCCTCGCTGCTGCACATGATCGGCTATATCAGCGTCAAAGACCTGAACTGGCAGTCCCGGCCCTATTCGAGGTGGCTGGCCTACGGCCAGTCGAAGCTCGCCAACCTGCTGTTTACCAGTGGGCTGCAGTTGCGTCTCGACGCCGTTGGCTCTTCGCTGCGCGCGCTGGCCGCCCACCCCGGCTGGTCGCACACCAACCTGCAAGGCCGCTCGGGGCGCAAGTTGACCGACGCGGTGGTACTGGCCGCCGACCGTGTTGTGTCAACGGATGCCGACTTCGGCGCCCGGCAGACGTTGTACGCGGTGTCGCAGGATCTGCCGGGCGACACGTTCGTCGGTCCGCGATTCGGCCTGTACGGCCGCACCCAGTCGATCTGGCGTAGCCTGCTGGCGAAGCGCGCAGCCAGCGCCGCCGCACTTTGGGAGCTTTCCGAGCAGCTCACCGGCACCAAGTTTCCGCTTTGAAGCTCGACAGCCTGCCCACAGCGCATGCCTAGATAGTTCAGGTAGGAATTGAGGAGGTTTCACCGCGCGGGCGGCTGAGCATTCTGTGCACACAAGACGAACCGCGGAAGAAGCGCAGGTGAATAGCGCGTGCGTAACGGCTTCCGGGTCGGACGTCGGCGAGGAGGCCACCCATGTCGAATACCGATATCGCGGCGATTCTCGCTCTGTGCGCCGCGCTGGCGGCCGCGATCGGAAACGTGATCCGTCAGCGGTCCGCGCAGGAGGTCACCGACGGACCGGTTGGCCACTTGACGCTGTTCGGCATGTTGGTGCGCAACACCCGGTGGTGGCTGGGCGGTGTCGGCGACGTCGCTAGTTACTGTCTGCTTGCTGCGGCCCTCGACAGGGGCTCGGTCATGTTGGTCACGGCATTGCAGGTGACGGTGCTGCTGTTCGCCTTACCCATCTACGCGCGGCTGGCCAGTCATCGGATAACCCGCCGGGAGTGGATGTGGGCGGTATTGCTGGTGGGGGCATTGGCGACGGTCATCACGTCCGGCGACCCGACGGCCGGCCACTCCCGTGGCTCGCCGACAGCTTGGATCGTGGTGGCCTTGGTGATGGGTCCGGCATTGGGGTTGTGTGTGCTGGGCGCCCGGATCTGGTCGGATCGTCCGGCCGCGGCGGTGCTGCTGGCGGTGGTGTCGGGTTCGTCGTTGGCGCTGTTCGCGGTGCTGACCAAAGGTCTCGTCGAGGTTCTCCACACTGGCGTAGGCAACTTGCTGCATGCGCCCGAGCTGTACGCCTGGGTGCTCGCCGGGCTGGCCGGGATGATCTTTCAGCAGTCCGCGTTTCGCGCCGGCGCGCTGACCGCGTCCCTGCCGGCGATTACCGTCGCAAAGCCGGTGGTGGCCACCGTGCTGGGGATCACCGTCCTCAAGGAGACGCTGGAAGCCAATGGTCCAGAGTGGATTTTGCTGATAGCGGCAGCGGTGCTGGTCATCGTCGCGACGGTGGCCCTGGCTCGTGGTGAGGCCGCCACGATGGCGGCCGGCGCCGGGCGTGACGTGAAAGTCATCAACCAGCCGAAGGTGCCGTCGCAGCGCTTGTGCGACTGATGCCTGCAGGCGTCTAGAATCTGGCGATCAGTATATAATCTTTATTGTGGCGTTGAGCATCAAAGATCCCGAGGCCGACCGGTTAGCCAGGGAATTGGCAGCTCGCACTGGCGAGACTTTGACAGAAGCAGTCGTGGTTGCGCTGCGGGAACGACTCGCCCGCCAGACCGGGCGCACTAGGTCCATTCCGCTGGGCGAAGAGCTGGCGGCGATCCGCCGCCGATGCGCGGCCTTGCCAGTGCTCGATACTCGAACAGCGGATGAGATGCTCGGCTACGACGACCAAGGGTTGCCCGGCTGATGGTGATCGACACATCTGCGCTGGTCGCGATGCTCAACGATGAGCCCGAGGCCGGACGGTTTGAGACAGCCGTGGAAGCAGATCATGTTCGGCTGATGTCGACAGCGTCCTACCTGGAGACGGCCATCGTGATCGAAACACGCTTCGGTGAACCCGGGGGACGGGAGTTAGACCTGTGGCTCCATCGCGCCGCAGTCGATCTTGTCAGCGTCGATCCCGGCCAAGCCGAGGTTGCACGTGTTGCCTACCGCACGTATGGCAAGGGGCGGCATCGTGCCGGCCTGAACTATGGCGATTGCTTTTCCTACGCCCTCGCCAAGGTCAGCGGCCAGCCGCTCCTCTGCAAAGGCGAC is a genomic window containing:
- a CDS encoding type II toxin-antitoxin system VapC family toxin, giving the protein MVIDTSALVAMLNDEPEAGRFETAVEADHVRLMSTASYLETAIVIETRFGEPGGRELDLWLHRAAVDLVSVDPGQAEVARVAYRTYGKGRHRAGLNYGDCFSYALAKVSGQPLLCKGDDFARTDIRVVPAD
- a CDS encoding oxidoreductase; this translates as MAGWTAADLPSFEGRTAIVTGANSGLGEVTARELARVGAHVILAVRDTEKGDAAAAVMAGPKTGQVEVRQLDLQDLSSVRRFADGIDRVDILVNNAGIMAADFALTADGFERHIGTNHLGHFALTNLLLPKLTDRVVTVSSLLHMIGYISVKDLNWQSRPYSRWLAYGQSKLANLLFTSGLQLRLDAVGSSLRALAAHPGWSHTNLQGRSGRKLTDAVVLAADRVVSTDADFGARQTLYAVSQDLPGDTFVGPRFGLYGRTQSIWRSLLAKRAASAAALWELSEQLTGTKFPL
- a CDS encoding DMT family transporter, with amino-acid sequence MSNTDIAAILALCAALAAAIGNVIRQRSAQEVTDGPVGHLTLFGMLVRNTRWWLGGVGDVASYCLLAAALDRGSVMLVTALQVTVLLFALPIYARLASHRITRREWMWAVLLVGALATVITSGDPTAGHSRGSPTAWIVVALVMGPALGLCVLGARIWSDRPAAAVLLAVVSGSSLALFAVLTKGLVEVLHTGVGNLLHAPELYAWVLAGLAGMIFQQSAFRAGALTASLPAITVAKPVVATVLGITVLKETLEANGPEWILLIAAAVLVIVATVALARGEAATMAAGAGRDVKVINQPKVPSQRLCD
- a CDS encoding diacylglycerol kinase family protein, producing MYLGVIVNPLARRNRAAAGDRSAELRQIVGPWGEVHETASVEDLRGIVQQLNPRVSHLVGDGGDGALHWLVNETWQCIADPERWPTFVPTNGGSVNAVARKARVRGRADAIVRALTAAAQADRPPPEMRLDTLELDGETADGAAFHRVCFGLAAGGVGNRFYDKYYANPDHNRTAVARTIARTFGDYLAAKVAPGRSTSSNYASHLFAPTRARVLIDGEEVPTRTHRLLHAGAIDLRVGGPFRLFPKASELGALHFQAGETSPSRIIAQLPAALTKGTIRGERVRDVNGKEMIIEAEEEPLSPIIDGERFVGIVRLVARAGPRIRIAQVGA
- a CDS encoding type II toxin-antitoxin system VapB family antitoxin; this translates as MALSIKDPEADRLARELAARTGETLTEAVVVALRERLARQTGRTRSIPLGEELAAIRRRCAALPVLDTRTADEMLGYDDQGLPG